In Megalopta genalis isolate 19385.01 chromosome 16, iyMegGena1_principal, whole genome shotgun sequence, the following are encoded in one genomic region:
- the LOC143260682 gene encoding uncharacterized protein LOC143260682 has translation MSKEVGKRRSESPDNYEAELSSRYHRQRSRSSREMEKRRDSVTGPQPSTHRNRSREGRSDGGRSSSMDDGTSGIGESDFAKLTAALTDAIRAGSKRAKQVTNDKIIPGFDPEVTDASVLEWLRKINELAVVCNWEETDKVFYAVGKLQGIAKQWYDSLTSPPLVWDVFSELISTQFAGEENFGKLLEVAVGYKSVPGQSLQAYCFEKLKKINKLNLVLPEEKLVECVVYGIHDDHIRMNLMNLAKKKTIPELMNCLDLLTIELSNRSNVTKGKRDFSDREDIKRTTDIGKGAGVRNSVGTDGNGALEKGRTGVKCGYCGILGHTDNKEGASVSGENVGNHRAQALEVKVDPLVKSLKKCVVESREKTCTIDLGSECSIIRESFARQLNLTLKDTNKVLSGFNNSEVVPIGRSKISIFIDNIPFKVRVLVVADDQLSKEIIICRDVLNKAGTRAITDSSGVTFTCGGYRREVLEINMTCYGERRPIVETDICCDSSVGDKSRLLELINEYRNCVALNHNELGRTSVTELKIELLDDEPVFHKPYRLSQADKEIVRNIVAELEMNDIIRPSKSPYASPVVLVKKKTGDTHVTIDYRALNRKTKLMKFPLPIIEDQIDQLFGKKVFTSLDLKSGFYQLPIHPDSIEKTAFVTPDGQWEFLRMPFGLVNAPSVFQAMIKRVVKELALVYIDDVLIASEGLEEAYEQLKAVLKALDTNNLTLNLAKCRFFQYKIDYLGREISEEELRPGLYKIEAVSRAAEPRNVKEVAPLTKLLRKNVPWEWGTKESEVVKEVKRILVDRPVLAIYSPSLTTKVHTDASAIGLGAILFQKHGGVALKTFRVYLLGIKFTDFTFDIVYRPGTKLAHVDYLSRNPVECCAIDITEAEWIKVAQLQDPSLEVVRKILESKDIQPETKQYFDKYVVRYCHDEQGHFAVDGTLDKVREHYWFKGMRRFVTKTTRKSPTQLLFGFKPRSLAGAKLLAEIQDTLDQLDLQKMREAAKAATDADQERQKKRFDTKRYAPPKYAVGDVVMVAAKHGATGESRKLLPVAKGPFKVTAVLPDDRYEVLDLRDMRKSRNSRTVVAVDKLYRPSNKSHWLMVLLDLLETVLPSKYETIVMAPDGLQVQVTTEHVKSKLLQEDMKALLGNNL, from the exons ATGTCGAAGGAAGTCGGTAAGAGACGATCAGAGTCGCCGGACAATTATGAAGCCGAATTATCGAGTCGATATCATAGGCAGCGGTCTCGGAGTTCACGGGAAATGGAGAAACGTAGGGACTCGGTTACGGGACCACAGCCATCCACCCACAGGAACCGATCTAGAGAAGGACGATCGGACGGAGGAAGAAGCTCGAGTATGGATGACGGTACCTCGGGGATTGGTGAGTCCGATTTTGCGAAATTGACGGCAGCTCTGACGGACGCTATTCGAGCAGGCTCTAAACGTGCTAAACAGGTCACGAATGATAAGATCATTCCGGGTTTTGATCCTGAGGTTACAGACGCGTCGGTGCTGGAATGGCTGCGAAAGATTAACGAATTGGCAGTAGTTTGCAATTGGGAGGAGACAGATAAGGTTTTTTACGCAGTAGGTAAATTGCAAGGGATTGCCAAACAGTGGTACGATAGTCTTACGAGTCCTCCTTTGGTGTGGGACGTGTTTTCGGAACTGATTAGCACTCAATTTGCCGGGGAGGAGAATTTTGGCAAACTTTTAGAAGTTGCAGTCGGGTACAAAAGTGTGCCGGGGCAAAGTTTGCAGGCATATTGTTTTGAGAAActaaaaaaaattaacaaactaaatcTGGTCTTACCAGAAGAGAAGTTAGTTGAGTGCGTGGTGTATGGCATTCATGACGACCATATTAGAATGAATCTAATGAATCTAGCCAAGAAAAAAACAATTCCGGAACTAATGAACTGTTTAGATTTGCTTACGATTGAACTATCCAATAGATCGAATGTTACCAAAGGGAAAAGAGATTTCTCTGACCGGGAAG ATATAAAAAGAACGACAGATATTGGCAAGGGCGCGGGGGTAAGAAATTCCGTGGGAACAGATGGAAATGGTGCTTTAGAAAAAGGTAGAACTGGTGTGAAATGTGGgtactgtggtatattgggccATACAGACA ACAAGGAAGGGGCATCGGTGTCGGGCGAAAATGTTGGGAACCATCGGGCTCAAGCATTAGAGGTGAAGGTCGATCCTTTGGTTAAATCTTTAAAGAAATGTGTGGTAGAGTCTAGGGAGAAAACATGCACAATTGATTTAGGGAGCGAATGTTCGATAATTCGGGAAAGCTTCGCACGCCAGTTAAATTTGACGTTGAAAGACACCAATAAGGTGTTGTCCGGTTTCAATAATTCGGAAGTGGTCCCCATTGGACGCTCTAAAATCAGTATATTTATTGACAATATACCGTTTAAAGTTAGGGTGTTGGTCGTAGCGGACGATCAATTGtcaaaagaaattattatttgcaGAGATGTATTAAACAAAGCGGGGACCCGAGCGATAACCGATTCTTCGGGTGTTACGTTCACATGTGGTGGTTATCGCAGAGAAGTGTTGGAGATAAACATGACTTGTTATGGTGAAAGAAGACCGATAGTGGAGACAGATATCTGCTGCGATAGTAGTGTTGGAGATAAAAGTCGATTATTGGAGTTAATAAATGAATACCGAAATTGTGTAGCGCTAAATCATAACGAATTAGGTCGGACCTCGGTAACAGAACTAAAAATTGAACTATTAGATGATGAACCGGTCTTTCATAAACCTTATCGTCTCTCACAGGCCGATAAGGAAATAGTTCGTAACATAGTGGCGGAATTGGAAATGAACGATATAATTCGGCCGAGTAAGTCGCCCTACGCTAGTCCGGTAGTACtcgtaaaaaagaaaactggAGACACGCATGTGACAATAGACTACCGGGCCTTGAACCGAAAGACCAAACTTATGAAGTTTCCGTTGCCAATTATTGAGGATCAGATTGATCAACTATTCGGGAAGAAAGTATTTACGTCTCTCGATTTAAAATCGGGATTTTATCAATTGCCTATACATCCCGATTCGATAGAGAAGACGGCGTTCGTTACCCCAGATGGACAGTGGGAGTTTTTGCGTATGCCGTTTGGCTTGGTTAATGCTCCTTCAGTTTTCCAGGCGATGATAAAAAGGGTAGTGAAAGAACTAGCTCTGGTATACATCGACGATGTATTAATAGCATCTGAGGGTTTGGAGGAGGCATATGAACAACTAAAAGCAGTCTTGAAGGCTTTGGACACGAACAATTTAACATTAAATTTGGCTAAATGCAGGTTTTTCCAATATAAGATTGATTATCTGGGTCGCGAGATTTCGGAGGAGGAATTGCGGCCGGGGTTGTATAAGATAGAGGCGGTTTCAAGAGCTGCCGAACCACGGAATGTGAAGGAG GTTGCTCCGTTAACAAAGTTGTTGCGCAAGAACGTGCCCTGGGAATGGGGAACGAAAGAATCTGAAGTTGTTAAAGAGGTAAAACGGATTTTGGTCGATAGGCCAGTGTTGGCAATCTACAGTCCATCTTTGACTACAAAGGTTCACACTGATGCGAGCGCGATTGGTCTgggtgcaattttatttcagaaGCATGGCGGGGTAGCTTTGAAAACGTTCAGGGTTTATCTTCTAGGCATTAAATTCACG GACTTCACGTTCGATATTGTTTATCGCCCGGGCACTAAGTTGGCTCATGTAGATTATTTGAGTCGGAATCCTGTAGAATGTTGCGCAATTGATATCACTGAGGCAGAGTGGATCAAGGTTGCTCAGTTGCAGGATCCCAGTCTCGAAGTGGTCCGAAAAATTCTCGAGTCGAAAGATATACAGCCGGAGACTAAGCAGTACTTCGACAAGTAT GTAGTAAGATATTGTCACGATGAACAAGGGCATTTCGCGGTCGATGGAACGTTAGACAAAGTGCGGGAACATTATTGGTTCAAGGGGATGAGAAGGTTCGTCACAAA GACCACTCGCAAGTCTCCGACGCAGCTGCTGTTTGGATTTAAGCCACGTAGTTTGGCAGGGGCCAAATTATTAGCGGAAATCCAGGATACGCTGGATCAGTTGGACCTGCAGAAAATGCGTGAAGCCGCAAAAGCTGCCACGGATGCGGATCAGGAGAGGCAGAAAAAACGTTTTGACACAAAACGCTATGCACCTCCGAAGTATGCAGTAGGAGATGTTGTGATGGTCGCTGCCAAACATGGAGCGACAGGGGAAAGCCGAAAGCTACTGCCTGTAGCGAAAGGGCCGTTCAAGGTGACTGCGGTCCTACCTGACGACCGATATGAGGTTCTCGATCTTCGGGACATGAGGAAATCGCGTAATAGTCGTACTGTGGTCGCTGTTGACA AGCTCTATAGACCGTcaaataa GAGTCACTGGCTCATGGTATTGTTAGATCTATTGGAAA
- the LOC117219499 gene encoding neural cell adhesion molecule 1 isoform X1 yields MQCRHRLFFLAVVLISQLCRESTALKRSIAPATVQTIRKEGESLPLRLLCSDLANIFFMYPINVIDEGSLHVYNSIHTEMKKTQDQNGTYWYDFRGLYTVFWSIDLYSCSYNTIEITIRNYSDPNFRGMFVQTNSETFRYRELPLSETLVAFEGENIVIPCRPTSPIAEVRLSWYNQYFKEDGLRFSFDPNFGFTLYKVRPHDRGFYKCKIATDQQVAYRVIVRDVVGEFGFIPTKNTVVEGDEWELICAASIYNYSDTFDWSSKKGLIVQSDKIFIDREETEFTYRSILKIHNVTMKDSQQYICTGKSMKNMSRSIKYRLEVKAARAPVITDTNLKKGDIIINDNTRDRKKVVLKCFADGLPKPSITWFKDGAQLVIDNEMYRFLNDSQKLEIEYPSDIYSGEYMCRVENRIAKVETYQRITINGKGVPIVLIVSVVVLTVVVVMLVIYLLIRIFRKRIMRK; encoded by the exons ATGCAGTGCCGCCACCGACTATTTTTCCTTGCTGTCGTTCTTATCTCACAACTTTGTAGAG AATCAACGGCTCTAAAACGAAGTATAGCACCGGCAACTGTCCAAACTATTAGAAAAGAAGGCGAGTCTTTGCCTTTACGGCTACTATGCTCCGATCTGGCGAACATTTTCTTCATGTATCCCATTAACGTAATTGAT GAGGGTTCGTTACATGTCTACAATTCAATACACACCGAAATGAAGAAAACCCAAGATCAAAATGGTACCTACTGGTACGATTTTCGTGGACTGTATACAGTCTTTTGGAGCATTGATCTCTATAGTTGCTCATATAACACAATTGAGATCACCATACGTAATTATTCCGACCCAAATTTTCGGGGCATGTTTGTTCAGACAAACT CTGAAACGTTTCGGTATAGGGAACTACCACTTTCTGAAACTTTAGTAGCATTTGAAGGCGAAAACATTGTCATACCATGTAGACCAACATCGCCGATAGCGGAAGTCAGGCTTTCATGGTACAATCAA TATTTCAAAGAAGATGGCTTGCGATTTTCTTTCGATCCAAACTTTGGATTTACGCTGTACAAAGTCAGGCCACATGACCGAGGTTTCTACAAGTGCAAAATCGCTACTGATCAACAGGTCGCTTATCGTGTAATTGTGCGGG ATGTAGTCGGGGAATTCGGTTTTATTCCCACGAAGAATACAGTGGTAGAGGGCGACGAATGGGAGCTGATCTGTGCTGCTTCGATTTACAATTATTCGGACACCTTCGATTGGAGCAGCAAAAAGGGACTGATTGTACAATCTG ACAAAATCTTTATCGATCGAGAGGAGACTGAATTCACGTATAGATCAATTTTGAAAATACACAACGTGACAATGAAAGACTCGCAGCAATATATTTGTACAGGGAAGTCCATGAAGAATATGTCTCGGTCTATTAAATATCGTTTGGAAGTGAAAG CTGCACGAGCGCCTGTTATTACCGATACTAATTTGAAAAAAGGCGACATAATCATTAACGACAATACCCGTGATCGCAAAAAAGTAGTTCTTAAGTGCTTCGCGGATGGTTTACCTAAACCGAGCATCACTTGGTTTAAG GATGGTGCCCAGTTGGTTATTGATAATGAAATGTACAGGTTTCTAAATGATTCCCAAAAACTTGAAATAGAATATCCGTCGGATATTTACAGCGGTGAGTACATGTGTCGAGTAGAGAATCGTATTGCAAAAGTAGAAACTTACCAACGAATAACGATAAAtg GGAAAGGAGTACCAATAGTTCTGATCGTTTCAGTTGTCGTGTTAACAGTGGTCGTTGTGATGTTGGTAATCTACCTCTTAATTAGGATTTTTCGTAAAAGG ATAATGAGAAAGTAA
- the LOC117219499 gene encoding neural cell adhesion molecule 1 isoform X2 gives MVVTRDRRIHSQWSHRVNESTALKRSIAPATVQTIRKEGESLPLRLLCSDLANIFFMYPINVIDEGSLHVYNSIHTEMKKTQDQNGTYWYDFRGLYTVFWSIDLYSCSYNTIEITIRNYSDPNFRGMFVQTNSETFRYRELPLSETLVAFEGENIVIPCRPTSPIAEVRLSWYNQYFKEDGLRFSFDPNFGFTLYKVRPHDRGFYKCKIATDQQVAYRVIVRDVVGEFGFIPTKNTVVEGDEWELICAASIYNYSDTFDWSSKKGLIVQSDKIFIDREETEFTYRSILKIHNVTMKDSQQYICTGKSMKNMSRSIKYRLEVKAARAPVITDTNLKKGDIIINDNTRDRKKVVLKCFADGLPKPSITWFKDGAQLVIDNEMYRFLNDSQKLEIEYPSDIYSGEYMCRVENRIAKVETYQRITINGKGVPIVLIVSVVVLTVVVVMLVIYLLIRIFRKRIMRK, from the exons AATCAACGGCTCTAAAACGAAGTATAGCACCGGCAACTGTCCAAACTATTAGAAAAGAAGGCGAGTCTTTGCCTTTACGGCTACTATGCTCCGATCTGGCGAACATTTTCTTCATGTATCCCATTAACGTAATTGAT GAGGGTTCGTTACATGTCTACAATTCAATACACACCGAAATGAAGAAAACCCAAGATCAAAATGGTACCTACTGGTACGATTTTCGTGGACTGTATACAGTCTTTTGGAGCATTGATCTCTATAGTTGCTCATATAACACAATTGAGATCACCATACGTAATTATTCCGACCCAAATTTTCGGGGCATGTTTGTTCAGACAAACT CTGAAACGTTTCGGTATAGGGAACTACCACTTTCTGAAACTTTAGTAGCATTTGAAGGCGAAAACATTGTCATACCATGTAGACCAACATCGCCGATAGCGGAAGTCAGGCTTTCATGGTACAATCAA TATTTCAAAGAAGATGGCTTGCGATTTTCTTTCGATCCAAACTTTGGATTTACGCTGTACAAAGTCAGGCCACATGACCGAGGTTTCTACAAGTGCAAAATCGCTACTGATCAACAGGTCGCTTATCGTGTAATTGTGCGGG ATGTAGTCGGGGAATTCGGTTTTATTCCCACGAAGAATACAGTGGTAGAGGGCGACGAATGGGAGCTGATCTGTGCTGCTTCGATTTACAATTATTCGGACACCTTCGATTGGAGCAGCAAAAAGGGACTGATTGTACAATCTG ACAAAATCTTTATCGATCGAGAGGAGACTGAATTCACGTATAGATCAATTTTGAAAATACACAACGTGACAATGAAAGACTCGCAGCAATATATTTGTACAGGGAAGTCCATGAAGAATATGTCTCGGTCTATTAAATATCGTTTGGAAGTGAAAG CTGCACGAGCGCCTGTTATTACCGATACTAATTTGAAAAAAGGCGACATAATCATTAACGACAATACCCGTGATCGCAAAAAAGTAGTTCTTAAGTGCTTCGCGGATGGTTTACCTAAACCGAGCATCACTTGGTTTAAG GATGGTGCCCAGTTGGTTATTGATAATGAAATGTACAGGTTTCTAAATGATTCCCAAAAACTTGAAATAGAATATCCGTCGGATATTTACAGCGGTGAGTACATGTGTCGAGTAGAGAATCGTATTGCAAAAGTAGAAACTTACCAACGAATAACGATAAAtg GGAAAGGAGTACCAATAGTTCTGATCGTTTCAGTTGTCGTGTTAACAGTGGTCGTTGTGATGTTGGTAATCTACCTCTTAATTAGGATTTTTCGTAAAAGG ATAATGAGAAAGTAA
- the LOC117219499 gene encoding neural cell adhesion molecule 1 isoform X3: MQCRHRLFFLAVVLISQLCRESTALKRSIAPATVQTIRKEGESLPLRLLCSDLANIFFMYPINVIDEGSLHVYNSIHTEMKKTQDQNGTYWYDFRGLYTVFWSIDLYSCSYNTIEITIRNYSDPNFRGMFVQTNSETFRYRELPLSETLVAFEGENIVIPCRPTSPIAEVRLSWYNQYFKEDGLRFSFDPNFGFTLYKVRPHDRGFYKCKIATDQQVAYRVIVRDVVGEFGFIPTKNTVVEGDEWELICAASIYNYSDTFDWSSKKGLIVQSDKIFIDREETEFTYRSILKIHNVTMKDSQQYICTGKSMKNMSRSIKYRLEVKAARAPVITDTNLKKGDIIINDNTRDRKKVVLKCFADGLPKPSITWFKDGAQLVIDNEMYRFLNDSQKLEIEYPSDIYSGKGVPIVLIVSVVVLTVVVVMLVIYLLIRIFRKRIMRK; this comes from the exons ATGCAGTGCCGCCACCGACTATTTTTCCTTGCTGTCGTTCTTATCTCACAACTTTGTAGAG AATCAACGGCTCTAAAACGAAGTATAGCACCGGCAACTGTCCAAACTATTAGAAAAGAAGGCGAGTCTTTGCCTTTACGGCTACTATGCTCCGATCTGGCGAACATTTTCTTCATGTATCCCATTAACGTAATTGAT GAGGGTTCGTTACATGTCTACAATTCAATACACACCGAAATGAAGAAAACCCAAGATCAAAATGGTACCTACTGGTACGATTTTCGTGGACTGTATACAGTCTTTTGGAGCATTGATCTCTATAGTTGCTCATATAACACAATTGAGATCACCATACGTAATTATTCCGACCCAAATTTTCGGGGCATGTTTGTTCAGACAAACT CTGAAACGTTTCGGTATAGGGAACTACCACTTTCTGAAACTTTAGTAGCATTTGAAGGCGAAAACATTGTCATACCATGTAGACCAACATCGCCGATAGCGGAAGTCAGGCTTTCATGGTACAATCAA TATTTCAAAGAAGATGGCTTGCGATTTTCTTTCGATCCAAACTTTGGATTTACGCTGTACAAAGTCAGGCCACATGACCGAGGTTTCTACAAGTGCAAAATCGCTACTGATCAACAGGTCGCTTATCGTGTAATTGTGCGGG ATGTAGTCGGGGAATTCGGTTTTATTCCCACGAAGAATACAGTGGTAGAGGGCGACGAATGGGAGCTGATCTGTGCTGCTTCGATTTACAATTATTCGGACACCTTCGATTGGAGCAGCAAAAAGGGACTGATTGTACAATCTG ACAAAATCTTTATCGATCGAGAGGAGACTGAATTCACGTATAGATCAATTTTGAAAATACACAACGTGACAATGAAAGACTCGCAGCAATATATTTGTACAGGGAAGTCCATGAAGAATATGTCTCGGTCTATTAAATATCGTTTGGAAGTGAAAG CTGCACGAGCGCCTGTTATTACCGATACTAATTTGAAAAAAGGCGACATAATCATTAACGACAATACCCGTGATCGCAAAAAAGTAGTTCTTAAGTGCTTCGCGGATGGTTTACCTAAACCGAGCATCACTTGGTTTAAG GATGGTGCCCAGTTGGTTATTGATAATGAAATGTACAGGTTTCTAAATGATTCCCAAAAACTTGAAATAGAATATCCGTCGGATATTTACAGCG GGAAAGGAGTACCAATAGTTCTGATCGTTTCAGTTGTCGTGTTAACAGTGGTCGTTGTGATGTTGGTAATCTACCTCTTAATTAGGATTTTTCGTAAAAGG ATAATGAGAAAGTAA